A portion of the Chondrinema litorale genome contains these proteins:
- the recN gene encoding DNA repair protein RecN yields MLKHLLIRNYALIQQLELEPSAKLNIITGETGAGKSIMLGALGLLLGNRADTKVLFDEGEKCIIEGTFDVSGYHLKSLFDEQELDYAEVSYLRREITPSGKSRAFINDTPVKLDALRTISSKLMDIHSQHDNLLMSTSGFQLNVIDAFAGTSAELAKYKEVYRDFKKAEKAYKSLLEESREMQKAFDFNQHLFDELDKVELDNLNQAELETELEKLENAETIKSNLNTVLEYLANAEFSVEAGLKSAAAALGQIKQFSPKFNELKERIESVQIELSDINLEVEGEESDLFLDHEQISFLQDKLDNLYTLQKKHHVQTVEELLAIRNDLQEKVDKVLNFDGELEKAEKLKNEKFQLVKKLGATLTEKRNAVKENLESQIAALLNQLGMPNARLHIKHQIIEATSSGFDDYNFLFSANKGIEPQELKNVASGGEFSRLMLSIKYILAGKTQLPTIIFDEIDTGISGEISIKVGIMMQEMSENHQVIAISHLPQIAAKGDAHYFVYKDNNAVKSVSKLRKLTEDERIKEIAAMIGGANPSETAFQSARELMQMQ; encoded by the coding sequence ATGCTGAAACATTTGCTCATTAGAAATTATGCACTTATTCAACAATTAGAACTTGAACCATCTGCCAAGTTAAATATTATTACTGGCGAAACGGGAGCAGGTAAATCTATTATGCTAGGTGCATTGGGCTTATTGCTGGGAAATAGGGCTGATACCAAAGTGCTTTTTGACGAAGGAGAGAAGTGCATTATTGAAGGTACTTTTGATGTTTCGGGTTATCACTTAAAAAGTTTGTTTGATGAGCAGGAGCTAGACTATGCAGAAGTTTCATACCTAAGAAGAGAAATTACACCAAGTGGTAAGTCAAGAGCATTTATTAATGATACTCCGGTAAAATTGGATGCATTGCGCACCATTTCATCCAAGTTAATGGATATTCACTCTCAGCACGATAACCTTTTAATGAGTACTTCGGGTTTTCAGTTAAATGTGATTGATGCATTTGCAGGAACTAGTGCAGAATTGGCTAAATACAAAGAAGTTTATCGCGACTTTAAAAAGGCTGAAAAGGCTTATAAGTCTTTGTTGGAAGAAAGCCGAGAAATGCAGAAAGCATTCGATTTTAACCAGCATTTATTTGATGAATTAGATAAAGTTGAGCTAGACAATTTAAATCAGGCTGAGTTAGAAACTGAGTTAGAAAAGCTGGAAAACGCAGAAACCATTAAATCTAATCTCAACACAGTTTTAGAATATTTGGCTAATGCTGAGTTTTCTGTAGAAGCGGGTTTAAAATCAGCAGCAGCAGCTTTAGGGCAAATCAAACAGTTTTCTCCTAAGTTTAATGAGCTTAAAGAGCGTATAGAAAGTGTGCAGATAGAGTTAAGCGATATTAATTTGGAAGTAGAGGGTGAGGAGAGTGATTTATTTTTAGACCATGAGCAGATTAGCTTTTTGCAAGATAAACTGGATAATCTCTACACGCTACAGAAAAAACACCATGTGCAAACAGTAGAAGAACTGCTTGCCATTAGAAACGATTTACAAGAAAAAGTAGATAAAGTGCTCAACTTCGATGGAGAGCTTGAAAAAGCTGAGAAATTGAAAAATGAGAAGTTTCAATTGGTAAAAAAACTAGGTGCTACTCTTACTGAAAAAAGAAATGCTGTAAAAGAAAATCTGGAAAGCCAGATTGCGGCACTTTTGAATCAATTAGGAATGCCTAATGCACGTTTACATATCAAACATCAAATAATCGAAGCCACTTCTTCTGGATTTGATGATTATAATTTCTTGTTTTCGGCTAACAAAGGTATTGAGCCTCAAGAATTAAAGAATGTAGCTTCTGGTGGAGAATTTTCTCGTTTAATGCTTTCTATTAAATACATTCTGGCAGGTAAAACTCAGTTACCAACTATTATCTTCGATGAAATAGACACAGGTATTTCGGGTGAGATTTCTATTAAAGTGGGAATTATGATGCAAGAAATGTCTGAAAACCATCAGGTAATAGCTATTAGCCACTTACCTCAGATCGCAGCTAAAGGTGATGCGCATTATTTTGTATATAAAGATAATAATGCAGTAAAATCTGTAAGTAAGTTACGCAAATTAACCGAAGACGAAAGAATAAAAGAAATAGCGGCAATGATTGGCGGAGCAAATCCAAGTGAGACTGCTTTTCAAAGTGCCAGAGAGTTAATGCAAATGCAATAA
- a CDS encoding fructosamine kinase family protein produces MSNKNYSYLENCLQSEIDSGIVLQDVSSLSGGCINAASKLVTNKGVFFAKWNANCPDDLFLREAECLTELKKAGSILAIPEVYLALEPVDTFPALLITEFMSPASDRSSQDEALGIGLAQIHQFTQKQFGFAHDNYCGATLQDNTHQNNWIDFYRDQRLGNLLNQIKAKRPLDSHSLKIYDSLLDKLPEIIGHQPDAALNHGDLWSGNYMYSEKGPALIDPASAYADRELDLALTTMFGGFSSRFWAAYEETFPLPAEWRERNNLYMLYHYLNHYFLFGGGYGMQALEIAKSYL; encoded by the coding sequence ATGAGTAATAAGAACTACAGCTATCTCGAAAATTGTTTGCAGTCAGAAATTGATAGTGGCATTGTGTTGCAAGATGTATCATCTCTGAGTGGTGGTTGCATCAATGCTGCGTCGAAACTGGTAACTAACAAAGGTGTTTTTTTTGCCAAATGGAATGCCAATTGTCCAGACGATCTTTTTCTGAGAGAAGCCGAATGCCTCACCGAATTAAAAAAGGCAGGTTCTATTTTAGCTATACCAGAAGTGTATTTGGCTTTAGAGCCTGTTGATACTTTTCCTGCTTTGTTGATTACAGAATTTATGTCGCCAGCCAGTGACAGAAGTAGCCAAGATGAAGCATTGGGGATAGGATTGGCACAAATACATCAGTTTACACAAAAGCAATTTGGCTTTGCTCACGATAATTATTGTGGTGCTACTTTGCAGGATAATACTCATCAAAACAATTGGATAGATTTTTATAGAGATCAGCGATTGGGTAATTTGTTAAATCAGATAAAGGCTAAAAGACCGCTAGATTCCCACTCATTAAAAATTTACGATAGTTTGCTAGATAAATTACCAGAAATAATTGGGCATCAACCAGATGCTGCTTTAAATCATGGCGATTTGTGGTCGGGTAATTATATGTACTCAGAAAAAGGTCCAGCTTTAATTGATCCTGCTTCTGCTTATGCAGACAGAGAACTCGATTTAGCGCTTACTACTATGTTTGGCGGTTTTTCTTCTCGTTTTTGGGCTGCTTACGAAGAAACTTTTCCTTTACCTGCTGAGTGGAGAGAGAGAAATAATTTATATATGTTATACCATTATCTAAATCACTATTTTCTTTTTGGAGGAGGATATGGAATGCAGGCACTCGAAATCGCTAAAAGTTATTTGTAA
- a CDS encoding Smr/MutS family protein, which yields MNIGDRVRSISGSEEGVVTSFISGMEVEVEIEDGFRIPYMRTDLVVISESEKKAFGDEVPTKKSDSKKETKEPVVVHAHKGIFLGFHHYNDKMLEMHLANNTDMQLSYVFCEEEGKNFMGISSGVLRSREVKKIHEVNIDKFEKWPAFVFQVLYFTQGKFSLPAPLITRLKFRANSFFKHKKEIPLLGKEGYCFQIDEETKTIDPEKLKESLTGGKNMHITEVTKTDFSAAKQGGRKEVDLHIEKFDPQALSLSNEQIISRQLNYFEDELDKAIFNGVDEIIFIHGVGAGVLKAAIHQRLSGHQHVAYFKDAHKQKFGYGATLVKIK from the coding sequence ATGAATATAGGAGACAGAGTTAGAAGCATTAGTGGTAGCGAAGAAGGCGTGGTAACCAGTTTTATTTCTGGTATGGAGGTAGAAGTAGAAATTGAAGATGGTTTTAGAATTCCATATATGAGAACAGATTTAGTAGTGATTTCTGAATCTGAGAAAAAAGCTTTTGGTGATGAAGTTCCAACAAAAAAGTCAGATTCGAAAAAAGAGACTAAAGAACCAGTAGTTGTTCATGCTCATAAAGGTATATTCTTGGGTTTTCATCATTATAATGATAAAATGTTAGAGATGCATTTGGCAAATAATACCGATATGCAGCTTTCATATGTGTTTTGTGAAGAAGAAGGCAAGAACTTTATGGGAATTAGCTCTGGGGTTTTAAGAAGCCGTGAAGTAAAGAAAATTCACGAAGTAAATATCGATAAGTTTGAAAAATGGCCAGCTTTTGTTTTTCAGGTTTTATATTTTACTCAAGGTAAATTTAGTTTGCCAGCGCCACTTATTACTAGATTGAAATTTAGAGCAAATAGCTTTTTTAAGCACAAAAAAGAAATTCCGCTTTTAGGTAAAGAAGGTTATTGTTTCCAGATTGATGAAGAAACCAAAACCATCGATCCTGAAAAGTTAAAAGAAAGCCTTACTGGTGGTAAAAATATGCACATTACCGAAGTAACAAAAACTGATTTTAGTGCAGCAAAACAAGGTGGAAGAAAAGAGGTGGATTTACACATCGAAAAGTTTGATCCGCAAGCTTTGAGTCTTTCAAACGAACAAATTATATCCAGACAGCTTAATTACTTTGAGGACGAGTTGGATAAAGCCATTTTTAATGGAGTAGACGAGATTATTTTTATCCATGGAGTAGGAGCGGGAGTTTTAAAGGCTGCTATACATCAAAGATTAAGCGGACACCAGCATGTAGCCTATTTTAAAGATGCGCATAAGCAGAAATTTGGCTATGGTGCTACGCTAGTAAAGATTAAATAA
- a CDS encoding ion transporter, protein MNIKKKTFNILNAQLSGDETGEKFDFWITTLIVLNVLAIILASYKELNDKIGVIFTAFEYFSVIVFTLEYALRIWTSNYLYPSESRVTSAIKFIFSPIGLIDLLAILPFYLPFFVSLDLRFLRLLRLLRLLRILKLNRYNSSLRLVFSVLKECWSDMGATLFVAFILMLVASSLMYNIENQAQPESFSNIGQAFWWAVATLTTVGYGDIYPVTALGKFLSGVIAVLGIGIVALPTGILSSAFMDRINKEKEKKARENDDSYKFCPHCGKPLPHKDD, encoded by the coding sequence ATGAACATCAAAAAGAAAACATTTAACATCCTGAATGCACAACTATCAGGTGATGAGACAGGAGAGAAATTTGATTTTTGGATTACCACTTTAATTGTATTAAATGTATTGGCTATTATTCTAGCCTCATACAAAGAATTAAATGATAAAATAGGCGTAATTTTTACTGCTTTTGAATACTTCTCTGTAATTGTTTTTACACTTGAATATGCACTTCGAATTTGGACAAGTAATTATCTTTATCCATCAGAATCACGGGTAACTTCTGCCATTAAATTTATTTTTTCGCCAATTGGTTTAATTGATTTATTGGCCATTTTACCTTTCTATTTGCCATTCTTTGTAAGTCTCGATCTCAGATTCTTAAGACTGCTTCGCTTATTAAGACTACTCAGAATTTTAAAACTCAATAGATACAACAGTTCCTTAAGGTTGGTTTTTTCAGTTTTAAAAGAGTGTTGGAGTGATATGGGAGCGACACTTTTTGTGGCTTTTATTTTAATGTTGGTGGCTTCATCCCTTATGTATAACATAGAAAATCAAGCGCAGCCAGAATCTTTTAGCAATATTGGACAAGCATTTTGGTGGGCTGTAGCAACACTTACTACAGTAGGTTATGGTGATATTTATCCGGTTACTGCTTTGGGTAAGTTTCTTAGTGGTGTAATTGCTGTACTCGGTATTGGAATTGTGGCATTGCCAACTGGTATTTTGAGCTCAGCTTTTATGGATAGAATCAATAAAGAGAAGGAGAAAAAAGCCAGAGAAAACGATGATAGCTATAAGTTTTGTCCGCACTGTGGTAAACCTCTACCGCATAAAGATGATTAA
- the lpcA gene encoding D-sedoheptulose 7-phosphate isomerase, which translates to MNYTEEIKKELEEAQTVLEKFLSDKKNLELIEHAAQTISNAFKNGKKVLSCGNGGSHCDAMHFAEELTGRYRDERRSFPAIAISDPSHISCVGNDYGYESIFSRYVEGVGFEGDVLLGISTSGNSGNVIKAFEVAKAKGITTILLSGKDGGKLAPIADIALVVPHFGYADRIQEVHIKIIHILIMLIEKICA; encoded by the coding sequence ATGAACTACACAGAAGAGATAAAGAAAGAGCTGGAAGAGGCACAAACGGTACTTGAAAAATTTCTTTCAGATAAAAAGAATCTGGAGTTGATAGAACATGCTGCCCAAACGATTAGCAATGCATTTAAAAATGGCAAAAAAGTACTTTCTTGTGGAAATGGTGGCTCTCATTGCGATGCCATGCATTTTGCAGAGGAACTAACTGGTCGATATAGAGACGAAAGAAGATCCTTCCCTGCAATTGCCATTTCTGATCCAAGCCATATTTCTTGTGTAGGTAATGATTATGGTTACGAGTCTATATTCTCTAGATATGTAGAAGGAGTTGGTTTTGAAGGAGATGTTTTGCTAGGAATTAGCACAAGCGGAAACTCTGGCAATGTAATTAAAGCTTTTGAAGTAGCTAAAGCAAAAGGTATAACTACTATTTTACTTTCTGGAAAAGATGGTGGCAAGCTAGCTCCAATAGCAGATATTGCTTTAGTGGTTCCTCACTTTGGTTATGCAGACCGCATACAAGAAGTGCATATCAAAATCATCCATATTTTAATTATGCTGATTGAAAAAATTTGCGCATAA
- a CDS encoding L-threonylcarbamoyladenylate synthase — protein MAETGVNIEKAKATLETGGLVAIPTETVYGLAANGFNATAVSNIFKAKNRPSFDPLILHSNSIEKIKSFTKDIPEAALALAEAFWPGSLTLVLPKQDMVPPIVTSGLDTVGVRIPKHPLTLQLLESIPFPLAAPSANPFGYVSPTTAVHVNNNLGTKVDYILDGGACEVGVESTIVGFPNGVPTIFRKGGLAIEEIEKIIGKVEVQATSSSKPSAPGMLEKHYSPGIKLEIGNIPELMKAHQGKNFAVLSFKDIYDEVPAPFMKVLSKSGDLTEAARNLFAFLRYFSEVKPEIIFTELLPENGLGTAINDRLKRAAAQ, from the coding sequence ATGGCAGAGACAGGTGTTAATATTGAAAAGGCGAAAGCTACTTTAGAAACAGGAGGATTGGTGGCAATACCTACCGAAACAGTTTACGGACTTGCAGCAAATGGATTTAATGCCACAGCTGTAAGTAATATTTTTAAGGCTAAAAATCGCCCCAGTTTCGATCCGCTGATATTACATAGCAATTCCATAGAAAAGATAAAATCATTTACTAAAGATATTCCCGAAGCGGCATTGGCTTTGGCAGAGGCTTTTTGGCCAGGTTCGCTTACCTTGGTTTTACCTAAACAAGATATGGTACCTCCAATAGTAACAAGTGGTTTAGATACTGTTGGCGTTCGAATTCCCAAACATCCACTAACCTTACAGTTGCTTGAGTCAATTCCATTTCCATTGGCGGCGCCAAGTGCGAATCCATTTGGTTATGTAAGCCCAACAACCGCGGTTCATGTAAATAATAATTTAGGTACTAAAGTAGATTACATTCTGGATGGAGGTGCTTGTGAAGTAGGAGTGGAGTCTACCATTGTTGGTTTTCCTAATGGTGTACCAACAATTTTTAGAAAAGGTGGCTTAGCCATAGAAGAAATTGAAAAGATAATTGGTAAGGTTGAAGTGCAAGCAACTTCCAGCTCAAAACCTTCTGCTCCCGGAATGTTAGAGAAACACTATTCTCCCGGTATAAAACTAGAGATTGGTAATATTCCAGAATTGATGAAAGCACATCAAGGTAAAAACTTTGCTGTGTTGTCTTTTAAAGATATTTATGATGAAGTACCAGCGCCATTTATGAAAGTACTGTCTAAAAGTGGAGACCTTACTGAGGCTGCTCGTAATTTATTCGCTTTCTTGCGCTATTTCTCAGAAGTAAAGCCAGAGATAATTTTCACAGAATTACTGCCAGAAAACGGTTTAGGTACCGCAATAAACGACAGATTAAAAAGAGCTGCTGCTCAATAA
- a CDS encoding aspartyl protease family protein, whose amino-acid sequence MKVLFYLLPLSFLFTSFNNKSEEYEFIEIVNLVRKPVIKGSINGKDAYFLVDTGSDLSFLNINDKDYFDYEFHKNFKGININGMGGKVYGVKQVSGAKLQLGTQYIYARFLSCDIQKLVDSFEATSNIKIHGIIGSDTMINYGFRIDYENRQIGIAIKDKLYTKN is encoded by the coding sequence ATGAAAGTTTTATTTTACCTTTTACCCTTAAGCTTTCTATTTACTTCATTTAATAACAAAAGCGAGGAGTACGAATTTATTGAAATCGTCAACTTAGTAAGGAAACCTGTTATAAAAGGTTCCATTAACGGTAAAGACGCCTATTTTTTAGTCGATACCGGATCTGACTTAAGTTTCTTAAACATTAATGACAAAGATTACTTTGATTATGAATTCCACAAAAATTTTAAAGGAATTAACATTAATGGTATGGGAGGCAAAGTATATGGAGTTAAGCAAGTTTCAGGAGCAAAACTCCAACTAGGCACTCAGTACATCTATGCACGCTTTTTAAGCTGTGACATCCAGAAGCTTGTAGATTCGTTTGAAGCTACTTCAAACATTAAGATTCATGGCATTATCGGCTCTGATACCATGATAAACTATGGTTTTAGAATCGATTACGAAAACAGACAAATAGGAATTGCAATCAAAGACAAGCTTTACACTAAAAACTAA
- a CDS encoding head GIN domain-containing protein encodes MKHISFLLITFFLGFTHLQAQNHIRGNGNVTKENRSVGSFDAIDIGGEVNVFLTQGNSNSIEIEADENLHKYIVTEVHGSKLTIKNEKDIKDAKALNVYIEFKEINELHGGGATDIVAYTAISTSNNFDLSASGAVDIELKKGLKCGDLNVGSSGASDLYIKNLVAKKVDAHASGSSDLEMDGTANSIALSASGSSDISAKNLVVKTANISASGSSDIYINVTESIIAEASGSSDIYYSGNPEIQRIKTGAAADIVKQ; translated from the coding sequence ATGAAACATATATCATTTTTACTAATTACATTTTTTTTAGGCTTCACACATCTTCAAGCTCAAAACCACATAAGAGGTAACGGAAACGTAACCAAAGAAAATAGAAGTGTTGGCAGTTTTGACGCAATCGATATTGGTGGAGAAGTAAATGTATTCCTTACACAAGGCAATAGTAACAGTATCGAAATAGAAGCAGATGAAAACCTACATAAATATATCGTTACCGAGGTGCACGGAAGTAAATTGACCATTAAAAATGAAAAAGATATTAAGGATGCAAAGGCGCTTAATGTATACATCGAGTTTAAAGAAATAAACGAGCTGCATGGTGGAGGTGCAACTGATATTGTTGCCTATACTGCAATTTCTACTTCTAATAATTTTGATCTTTCTGCGAGTGGTGCAGTTGATATAGAACTTAAAAAAGGATTAAAGTGCGGAGACTTAAATGTGGGTTCAAGTGGTGCATCTGACTTATATATTAAAAACTTAGTAGCAAAAAAAGTAGATGCACATGCTTCTGGTTCTTCTGATCTAGAAATGGATGGCACAGCAAATAGCATTGCTCTTTCGGCTTCTGGCTCTTCTGATATTAGCGCAAAAAATCTGGTTGTAAAAACTGCTAATATCTCTGCCAGTGGTTCTTCTGATATTTACATTAATGTAACAGAGAGCATCATTGCAGAAGCTAGTGGTTCTTCTGATATTTACTATAGTGGCAACCCTGAAATTCAAAGAATTAAAACTGGTGCTGCTGCAGATATTGTAAAGCAGTAA
- a CDS encoding mechanosensitive ion channel domain-containing protein yields MKSSYRMWIRRLLPPVEGSVWFIFFLVGINWLVPNSVWSSVAILLIIIVALFWISWFAVKDIVAGIILKTEGTFAVNDRIQVMDVTGQITKLGYRAMVLETDLGETVNIPFSKVSAEMQVKSNPGERIKSHRFEILLKETSTHEVMAQVKNIRQIVFNAPWSSLKKAPQVKLVGEKEGHKRIEIIIYALKVEYFTLIKDYLKTYLKDFEVL; encoded by the coding sequence ATGAAGAGCAGTTATCGTATGTGGATACGGAGACTGTTGCCCCCTGTAGAAGGTTCTGTTTGGTTTATATTTTTCCTTGTCGGAATTAATTGGTTGGTTCCAAATTCGGTTTGGAGCTCAGTTGCTATTCTTTTAATAATAATCGTAGCGCTATTCTGGATTTCTTGGTTTGCGGTGAAAGATATTGTTGCAGGAATTATTCTTAAAACAGAGGGAACATTTGCAGTAAACGATCGCATACAGGTAATGGATGTAACCGGACAGATTACAAAATTGGGTTACAGAGCCATGGTTTTAGAAACTGATTTAGGCGAAACTGTAAATATTCCTTTTAGTAAAGTTTCTGCTGAGATGCAGGTAAAATCTAATCCGGGTGAGAGAATAAAGAGCCATCGTTTTGAAATTCTTCTCAAAGAAACAAGTACGCATGAGGTAATGGCACAGGTAAAAAATATTAGGCAAATCGTTTTTAATGCACCTTGGTCTTCGCTTAAAAAGGCTCCTCAAGTTAAACTAGTAGGAGAAAAAGAAGGGCATAAACGAATTGAAATTATTATTTATGCCCTTAAAGTTGAATACTTTACTTTGATTAAAGATTACCTCAAAACTTATTTAAAAGACTTCGAAGTACTCTAA